The following are from one region of the Stigmatella ashevillena genome:
- a CDS encoding MupA/Atu3671 family FMN-dependent luciferase-like monooxygenase, producing MTNPRDPKDLARRRANLSPQQQELLARRLRGEAGTGRPTIRRREDPSRAPLSFSQERLWFLDQFEPGNPAFNENVLLRLRGTLNVEALEQSLEELVRRHEILRTRFVLEDERPVQRIALLAQLPLERVRLTEVPETSREEEVTRLARQEVCKPFELTQPVLLRALLIEVREDVHVLLLTNHHIISDGWSRTVLVKELMALYGAYALGQEPPLPELPIQYGDFAAWQREWLQGEVLAQQLAYWKQQLAAPRATLQLPTSRPRPPSETYRGAVHAFSFPLELAHQLTALARAGNATLYMVLLAAFDVLLYRLSGQTDIIVGSPTANRHFVETEGLIGFFVNSLVLRTDLSGEPSFQELLGRVREVTLEAYSHAELPFEKLVEELRPERDPSRAPLFQVMFTLQNVPTARLELPHLTLEPDRVDAGTARLDLTLEVIPTAEGGLRAELEYNTDLFDAPVAALLATRYLTLLEGVVENPGQRVSRLPLLSRSERQLLLQEWNGPRSPLETETTLVEQFEEQVRRTPDETALIGGQRQLTYREVNAQANRLARLLERRGVGPESRVGLCMTHGPELVVAMLAILKAGGAYVPLDPDYPLERLTFVLDDARVTLLVTEEPLRERLAVPGLEVLCPRSEGDALAGQSPLDAPARARWANTAYVLYTSGSTGRPKGVLVEHGNAAHFFHAMDSRVEATGGTWLALTSFAFDISVLELLWTLARGFRVVVPREDEVAEENPTPSALQREMQMSLFFFASAEEHLSGDKYRLLLESARFADQNHFTAVWTPERHFHSFGGLYPNPAITSAALAIATQRIQIRAGSVVLPLHNPIRIVEEWSVVDNLSHGRVGISFAAGWHADDFVLQKDHYADRRAIMLRDLDAVRRLWRGEALPFQNGAGNEIQVRPLPRPVQKELPFWLTASGDPKTFEAAGETGAGILTHLLGQSVEELAGKIARYREARSKAGHPGAGHVTLMLHTFVGDNLEEVKRHVRGPFCNYLRTSLDLIQNLARSMGVDVKAQGFTEDDMEALLGHAFERYFGTSSLMGTVDSCSQMVDRLRAIGVDELGCLIDFGVDADRVLASLPKLDELRRAVNAPRALQREPSLLSNLTRHGVTHFQCTPSLGRLLLQELEGLGKLRKLLVGGEAFPVPLARELSSRVPEVLNMYGPTETTVWSSTQHVRPGSQTVPIGRPIANTSFYILDEHLELVPIGATGELYIGGAGVARGYHGRPDLTASRFVPDPFSSTPGARLYRTGDLARWLPEGTVEFLGRNDHQIKLRGFRIELGEIENALGEHASVREAVVVVRGPPEDQRLVAYLVTRWGVELSQSELRAFLKERLPDFMLPSIFVTLESFPLTPNGKVDRKALPLPELARPALEGEYVAPRTALEHQLAELWAQALGIKQVGIHDDFFELGGHSLLATQLVAKIRSALRMEVPLRYFIEGRTVAALAERLEASSGQRARVQR from the coding sequence ATGACGAATCCCAGGGACCCCAAGGACCTCGCGCGCCGCCGCGCCAACCTCTCTCCGCAACAGCAGGAGCTCCTCGCCCGGCGCCTGCGGGGCGAGGCCGGAACGGGGCGGCCCACCATCCGGCGCCGCGAGGATCCAAGCCGGGCGCCGCTCTCCTTTTCCCAGGAGCGGCTGTGGTTCCTGGACCAGTTCGAGCCCGGCAACCCCGCCTTCAACGAGAACGTGCTGCTGCGGCTGCGCGGCACGCTGAACGTGGAGGCACTGGAACAGAGCCTTGAAGAGCTCGTCCGCCGGCATGAGATCCTCCGCACCCGTTTTGTCCTGGAGGACGAGCGGCCCGTGCAGCGTATCGCCCTGCTCGCGCAGCTCCCTCTGGAGCGGGTGCGGCTCACTGAGGTTCCCGAGACCTCCCGCGAGGAGGAAGTCACCCGTCTGGCCCGCCAGGAGGTCTGCAAGCCCTTCGAGCTGACCCAGCCCGTGCTGCTCCGCGCCCTCCTGATCGAGGTGCGCGAAGACGTGCACGTGCTGCTGCTGACCAACCACCACATCATCTCGGACGGCTGGTCCCGGACGGTGCTGGTGAAGGAGCTGATGGCACTCTATGGGGCGTATGCGCTGGGACAAGAGCCGCCCCTGCCCGAGCTGCCCATCCAGTACGGCGACTTCGCGGCTTGGCAACGGGAATGGCTCCAGGGAGAGGTGCTCGCGCAGCAGCTTGCCTACTGGAAGCAGCAGCTCGCCGCGCCGCGTGCCACCCTGCAATTGCCCACGTCCCGTCCACGTCCTCCCTCGGAGACGTACCGGGGAGCCGTCCACGCCTTCTCGTTTCCGCTCGAGCTCGCCCACCAGCTGACGGCGCTTGCGCGTGCCGGAAACGCCACGCTGTACATGGTGCTGCTGGCCGCGTTCGACGTGCTCTTGTACCGGCTCTCCGGCCAGACGGACATCATCGTCGGCTCGCCCACCGCCAACCGCCACTTCGTGGAGACCGAAGGGCTGATTGGCTTCTTCGTCAACAGCCTCGTGCTTCGCACGGACCTGTCGGGCGAACCCTCCTTCCAGGAGCTGCTCGGGCGTGTGCGAGAGGTGACCCTGGAGGCGTACTCCCATGCCGAGCTGCCCTTCGAGAAGCTGGTGGAGGAGTTGCGGCCCGAACGGGACCCCAGCCGCGCCCCGCTCTTCCAGGTGATGTTCACCCTGCAGAACGTCCCCACTGCGCGCTTGGAGCTGCCCCACCTCACCCTCGAGCCCGATCGGGTGGATGCCGGGACCGCACGGTTGGATCTCACGCTCGAGGTCATTCCCACGGCCGAGGGGGGCTTGCGCGCGGAGCTCGAGTACAACACGGACCTGTTCGACGCCCCGGTGGCGGCACTGCTCGCCACGCGTTACCTGACGTTGCTGGAAGGGGTGGTGGAAAACCCCGGCCAGCGCGTGTCACGGCTGCCGCTCCTGTCGCGCTCAGAGCGCCAGCTGCTCCTCCAGGAGTGGAACGGCCCCCGGTCCCCGTTGGAGACAGAGACCACCCTCGTCGAGCAATTCGAGGAACAGGTCCGCCGCACTCCGGACGAAACCGCCCTGATCGGTGGCCAGCGGCAGCTCACCTACCGCGAGGTGAACGCGCAGGCCAACCGCCTCGCACGCCTGCTCGAGCGGCGAGGGGTGGGCCCGGAAAGCCGCGTGGGCCTGTGCATGACGCATGGCCCGGAGCTGGTGGTGGCCATGCTGGCCATCCTCAAGGCGGGCGGCGCCTACGTCCCGCTCGATCCGGACTATCCCCTCGAGCGCCTCACCTTCGTCCTAGACGATGCGCGTGTCACCCTTCTGGTCACCGAGGAGCCGCTGCGGGAACGGCTCGCCGTGCCGGGACTCGAGGTGCTCTGCCCCAGGTCCGAGGGGGACGCGCTCGCCGGGCAAAGCCCCCTGGACGCGCCTGCCCGCGCCCGCTGGGCCAACACCGCGTATGTCCTCTACACCTCGGGCTCCACCGGCCGACCCAAGGGTGTCCTGGTGGAGCACGGCAACGCCGCCCATTTCTTCCACGCCATGGACTCGCGCGTGGAAGCCACCGGCGGCACCTGGCTGGCCCTCACCAGTTTCGCCTTCGACATCTCCGTCCTGGAGCTCCTCTGGACGCTGGCCCGGGGCTTCCGCGTGGTGGTCCCCCGCGAAGACGAGGTGGCCGAGGAGAACCCGACACCATCGGCACTCCAGCGCGAGATGCAGATGAGCCTGTTCTTCTTCGCGAGCGCGGAGGAGCACTTGTCCGGAGACAAGTACCGCCTGTTGTTGGAGTCGGCGCGCTTCGCGGATCAGAACCACTTCACCGCCGTGTGGACGCCCGAGCGCCACTTCCACTCCTTCGGCGGGCTCTATCCCAATCCCGCCATCACCAGCGCGGCCCTGGCCATCGCCACCCAGCGCATCCAGATTCGCGCCGGCAGCGTGGTGCTGCCCCTGCACAATCCCATCCGGATCGTGGAGGAGTGGTCCGTCGTGGACAATCTTTCCCATGGCCGGGTGGGCATCTCGTTCGCCGCTGGGTGGCACGCCGACGACTTTGTCCTGCAAAAGGACCACTACGCCGACCGCCGCGCCATCATGCTGCGTGACCTCGACGCTGTCCGCCGACTGTGGCGGGGTGAGGCGCTCCCCTTTCAGAACGGGGCTGGCAACGAGATCCAGGTCCGTCCCCTTCCCCGTCCCGTGCAGAAGGAGCTGCCCTTTTGGCTCACCGCCTCCGGGGATCCGAAAACATTCGAGGCCGCGGGGGAGACGGGCGCGGGCATCCTCACGCACTTGCTGGGCCAGAGCGTCGAGGAATTGGCGGGGAAGATTGCCCGCTACCGCGAGGCCCGGTCCAAGGCGGGCCACCCCGGGGCAGGCCATGTCACGCTCATGCTCCACACCTTCGTGGGTGACAACCTCGAGGAGGTGAAAAGACACGTACGCGGCCCCTTCTGCAACTACCTGCGCACTTCCCTGGATCTCATCCAGAACCTGGCGCGCAGCATGGGAGTGGACGTGAAGGCCCAGGGCTTCACCGAGGACGACATGGAGGCGCTGCTGGGCCACGCCTTCGAGCGCTACTTCGGCACGAGCAGCCTGATGGGAACGGTGGACAGCTGCTCACAGATGGTGGACCGGCTGCGCGCCATCGGCGTCGACGAGCTGGGCTGTCTGATCGACTTCGGCGTGGACGCGGACAGGGTGCTGGCCAGTCTGCCCAAGCTGGACGAGCTGCGCCGGGCCGTGAATGCGCCGCGCGCGCTCCAGCGGGAGCCTTCGCTGCTGTCGAACCTGACCCGTCACGGCGTCACCCACTTCCAGTGCACCCCGTCGTTGGGGCGCCTGCTGCTGCAGGAGCTCGAAGGGCTCGGCAAGCTGCGCAAGCTCTTGGTGGGCGGTGAGGCCTTCCCGGTTCCTCTGGCGCGCGAGCTCTCCTCGCGGGTGCCCGAGGTGCTCAACATGTACGGACCGACCGAGACCACCGTCTGGTCCTCGACCCAGCACGTGCGCCCGGGAAGCCAGACGGTGCCGATTGGCCGACCCATTGCCAACACCTCCTTTTACATCCTCGACGAGCACCTGGAACTGGTGCCCATTGGGGCCACGGGCGAGCTGTATATCGGGGGCGCGGGAGTCGCCCGGGGCTACCACGGGCGCCCGGACCTCACCGCCTCCCGCTTTGTACCCGATCCCTTCTCCTCCACCCCTGGAGCGAGGCTGTACCGTACCGGCGATCTGGCCCGCTGGCTCCCCGAGGGAACGGTCGAATTCCTCGGCCGCAATGATCATCAGATCAAGCTGCGCGGCTTCCGGATCGAACTGGGGGAGATCGAAAACGCACTCGGCGAGCATGCCAGTGTCCGCGAGGCGGTGGTGGTGGTCCGCGGCCCGCCCGAGGATCAACGCTTGGTGGCTTACCTCGTCACCCGCTGGGGCGTGGAGCTGTCCCAGTCCGAACTCCGCGCCTTCCTCAAGGAGCGCCTCCCCGACTTCATGCTCCCCTCCATCTTCGTCACGCTGGAGTCCTTCCCCCTGACGCCCAATGGAAAAGTGGATCGCAAGGCGCTGCCCCTGCCGGAGCTGGCCCGACCGGCGCTGGAGGGAGAGTACGTCGCGCCGCGCACCGCGCTCGAGCATCAGCTCGCCGAGCTGTGGGCCCAAGCGCTGGGCATCAAGCAGGTAGGCATCCACGACGACTTCTTCGAACTCGGGGGCCATTCGCTGCTCGCCACCCAGCTGGTTGCGAAGATCCGCTCGGCACTCCGCATGGAGGTGCCGTTGCGGTATTTTATCGAGGGGCGCACGGTGGCGGCGCTGGCCGAGCGGCTGGAAGCCAGCAGTGGCCAGCGCGCCAGGGTCCAACGCTAG
- a CDS encoding acyl-CoA dehydrogenase family protein, whose protein sequence is MSMLNRGPEVIDHSHLEVSTEEKELIAVARRLAYENFGPRAERFDAENQFPTENFKDLAHHGLMALRVPKEYGGKGASSLTLAATTLEVAKGDPATALCYTMHNTAMTFIALLATPEQKERFFGWVVKEGAKFSALGSEPSASTFSGDLPKTVLTQAPGGYLLRGRKVFCSWGPNADFAFVNAMLGEAVVGVVVSLRSENVRFHGDWNTLGMRGTQSVSIDFEDTFIPTENVITTPLTLLLELEYGVGLCAAYLGVAESAYRFARELARENMQRLLATPTGHGHPDVGRLFTTVGEMKISLEPAWLMLKRAALTEPIGSFERTWCLAEAKYVVGETAAKVTQQAIRVAGAKSLSRAFPIERLFRDAQAGLLMAIKPDHAAYLAGRFELGVLPNGMKVALNPTGYAISPESLRKPTP, encoded by the coding sequence ATGAGCATGTTGAACCGGGGCCCCGAGGTGATCGATCACTCCCACCTGGAGGTGTCTACCGAGGAGAAGGAGCTCATCGCCGTGGCCCGGCGCCTGGCCTACGAGAACTTCGGCCCGCGCGCGGAGCGCTTCGATGCGGAGAACCAGTTTCCCACCGAGAACTTCAAGGACCTCGCGCACCACGGACTGATGGCACTGCGAGTGCCCAAGGAATACGGCGGCAAGGGGGCCAGCAGCCTGACCCTGGCTGCTACGACTCTAGAAGTCGCCAAGGGAGATCCCGCCACCGCACTCTGCTACACGATGCACAACACGGCGATGACGTTCATCGCCCTGCTGGCCACCCCCGAGCAGAAGGAGCGCTTCTTTGGCTGGGTGGTGAAAGAGGGTGCGAAGTTCAGCGCGCTCGGCTCGGAGCCCTCCGCGAGCACCTTCTCGGGAGACCTGCCCAAGACCGTGCTCACCCAGGCCCCGGGCGGCTACCTGCTGCGCGGGCGCAAGGTGTTCTGCTCCTGGGGGCCCAACGCGGACTTCGCCTTCGTCAACGCCATGCTGGGCGAGGCGGTGGTGGGCGTGGTGGTCTCTCTCCGGTCGGAGAACGTGCGCTTCCACGGTGACTGGAACACCCTGGGCATGCGGGGGACCCAGAGCGTCAGCATCGACTTCGAGGACACCTTCATCCCCACGGAGAACGTCATCACCACCCCGCTCACCCTGCTGCTGGAGCTGGAATATGGCGTGGGCCTGTGCGCCGCCTACCTGGGAGTGGCCGAGTCCGCGTACCGCTTCGCCCGCGAGCTTGCCCGCGAGAACATGCAGCGCCTGCTGGCCACACCGACCGGCCATGGGCACCCGGACGTGGGCCGACTCTTCACCACCGTAGGCGAGATGAAGATCTCCCTTGAGCCGGCCTGGTTGATGTTGAAGCGGGCAGCGCTGACGGAGCCCATCGGCTCCTTCGAGCGGACCTGGTGCCTGGCCGAAGCCAAGTACGTGGTCGGAGAGACGGCGGCCAAGGTCACCCAGCAGGCCATCCGCGTGGCGGGCGCCAAGTCCCTGAGCCGCGCGTTTCCGATCGAGCGCCTGTTCCGGGATGCACAGGCAGGCCTGTTGATGGCCATCAAGCCGGACCACGCCGCCTACTTGGCGGGCCGCTTCGAGCTGGGGGTGCTTCCCAACGGCATGAAGGTGGCCCTCAACCCCACCGGTTACGCCATCTCTCCCGAGAGCCTGCGCAAGCCCACCCCCTGA
- a CDS encoding ester cyclase encodes MSLENHKKLVRRYFEEVIDGRADVLDELFTPGCVIHRLELPEPIQGLEQMRMFLEMSRYSIQQTRTTLHRLVAEGDTVAAHLTHHVTFAGMISTPFGAKDVAGQSVQWSAMVFFRIADGKIAEEWVNRDELGILAQVGLVQRP; translated from the coding sequence ATGTCCCTTGAGAACCATAAGAAGCTTGTCCGCCGCTACTTCGAGGAAGTGATCGACGGCCGGGCGGATGTGCTGGACGAACTCTTCACCCCCGGCTGTGTCATTCACCGGCTGGAGCTCCCCGAGCCCATTCAAGGCCTCGAGCAGATGCGGATGTTCCTGGAGATGTCGCGCTACTCCATTCAGCAGACGCGCACCACCCTGCACCGGCTGGTTGCCGAGGGCGACACGGTGGCCGCACACCTGACTCACCACGTGACCTTCGCGGGGATGATCTCCACGCCCTTTGGCGCGAAGGACGTGGCCGGGCAGTCCGTGCAGTGGTCCGCGATGGTCTTCTTCCGTATCGCGGACGGGAAGATCGCCGAGGAGTGGGTGAACCGGGACGAGTTGGGCATCCTCGCCCAAGTGGGGCTGGTACAACGCCCGTAG
- a CDS encoding nuclear transport factor 2 family protein, translated as MSTADDKLAILEVMTSYFFALDALSDPVALMSHYAPDAVWECYNYGEKEPSLRFDSLEQLEMMVAMESANPNPQLLRHHPSGTLFRELTATTAVTRTKVLVTAQHLEDPAPRVRNTATCEGRWSKLEQGWKLSRWTIFRDPAA; from the coding sequence ATGAGTACCGCCGACGACAAGCTTGCCATCCTCGAGGTGATGACCAGCTACTTCTTCGCCCTGGATGCCCTGTCGGATCCCGTCGCGCTGATGAGCCACTACGCGCCGGATGCGGTGTGGGAGTGTTATAACTACGGTGAGAAAGAGCCCTCCTTGCGCTTCGACTCCCTCGAGCAGCTCGAGATGATGGTCGCCATGGAGTCGGCCAATCCCAACCCGCAGCTGCTGCGCCACCACCCGAGTGGCACGTTGTTCCGCGAGCTGACGGCCACCACGGCGGTGACGCGCACCAAGGTGTTGGTCACCGCGCAGCATCTGGAGGACCCGGCGCCCCGTGTGCGCAATACCGCCACTTGCGAGGGGCGCTGGAGCAAGCTGGAGCAGGGGTGGAAGCTGTCCCGGTGGACCATCTTCCGGGACCCTGCTGCCTGA
- a CDS encoding type I polyketide synthase — MFRWAPFPLQKRSRASKVEAESPYQGRRRSMGVAREPVAIIGMSGRFPGANTLEQFWENLRTGTESIQQIPQKIIDSRKDPRGNLPPHFVPRGSFLADTEWFDPQFFGLSLRDAKVMDPQQRLFIEYAWTAIEDAGYEPETLGERVAVYGGGGPSRHILDALDAFGHDYGTMFEVVATGVANAMAMRVSHLFNLLGESIYIYTACSTTLVAIDMACRAVLDGRADVALAGGTALWLPQMEGYEHVEGMILSKDGHCRAFDARASGTVWGNGVAALVLKPLAQALRDRDPIRAVISGSAVNNDGRQSKLSFASPSADGQARCIRAAYAESGISPQSVSFVEAHGTATVVGDPLELEGLHLAFGKGVGPKTVALGSVKTNIGHLDPVAGIASVMKTVLALENEAIPANLHFEHPNPAIDFNSGPFFVNTSLHPWPRAKGAPRRAGVNSFGVGGTNAHVILEEAPEAAPVVRSARPRQLITLSARTEKALEAMTAQLAAHLRQHPELDVADVAFTRALGRRQFDARRFLVADGVPSLLQALESPPPAVKVRPRAETQKAVFLFPGQGSQHPRMAQELYTAEPEFRRDVDDCCEALQGLLKRDVREVLFPGPEKLAWAEEQIQQTSLTQPLLFVVEYALARQWMRWGLQPAALMGHSVGEYVAACLAGVFNPGEALTLLAARGRCIQDAPTGAMIAITRPEAEVSPLLSEGLGIAAVNSPTQCVVSGPHAAIESLEKVLADKGIESFRLRTSHAFHSALLEGAAEKFLAAARRIKFRAPSLPFISNLTGTWITPEQATDPQYWAKHLRQPVRFWEGLQTLRSSGHRTFLEVGPGHTLSRILLDNPVEGGGQELALASLKHPKQVDSDYGVLLRSLGTLWAHRVSVKWAAYYGNEKRRRVRLPHYPFEKSWCALYEPGEEFKLVEKALGAQRLGASRSDAPRPAESPVPPALWALEHPPEAEGAGGPAARASLAGPPLQARPSSYSRDFVAPSGEVEVRIAEVFGRALGIREVGADDDLMELGGHSLMLVAITNHLRAMFDVQISTRAVMENPTPATLARKVESLLAEKHAAANK, encoded by the coding sequence ATGTTTCGGTGGGCGCCGTTTCCTCTCCAGAAGCGCTCAAGGGCGTCTAAAGTCGAGGCGGAAAGCCCTTATCAAGGAAGGCGAAGGTCCATGGGTGTGGCTCGCGAGCCAGTCGCGATTATCGGAATGTCGGGACGCTTTCCTGGAGCGAATACCCTGGAGCAGTTCTGGGAGAATCTCCGCACCGGGACAGAGTCCATCCAGCAGATTCCGCAGAAGATCATCGACTCTCGCAAGGATCCACGAGGCAATCTGCCGCCCCATTTTGTCCCACGGGGCTCGTTCCTGGCGGACACGGAGTGGTTTGATCCCCAGTTCTTCGGGCTGTCGCTGCGGGACGCGAAGGTGATGGATCCGCAGCAGCGGCTCTTCATCGAGTATGCCTGGACGGCGATCGAAGACGCAGGCTACGAGCCAGAGACGTTGGGCGAGCGGGTCGCCGTGTATGGGGGAGGGGGGCCGTCGCGGCACATCCTCGATGCGCTGGATGCCTTTGGGCATGACTACGGCACCATGTTCGAGGTGGTGGCCACCGGGGTCGCCAACGCCATGGCGATGCGGGTGTCGCATCTGTTCAACCTGCTGGGCGAGTCCATCTACATTTACACCGCCTGCTCCACGACGCTGGTGGCCATCGACATGGCATGTCGGGCAGTGCTCGATGGGCGCGCCGATGTGGCGCTCGCGGGGGGGACCGCGCTGTGGCTGCCGCAAATGGAGGGCTATGAGCATGTGGAGGGGATGATCCTCTCCAAGGACGGGCATTGCCGCGCATTCGATGCGCGCGCCAGCGGAACAGTGTGGGGCAATGGGGTGGCGGCCCTGGTCCTCAAGCCGCTGGCCCAGGCGCTGCGCGACCGGGATCCCATCCGTGCGGTGATCTCCGGCTCGGCGGTCAACAACGATGGGCGCCAAAGCAAGCTCAGCTTCGCCTCGCCGAGCGCTGACGGGCAGGCCCGGTGCATCCGGGCTGCCTACGCGGAGTCGGGGATTTCTCCCCAGAGCGTCTCCTTCGTGGAGGCGCATGGTACCGCCACGGTGGTGGGAGATCCGCTCGAACTCGAGGGCCTGCATCTGGCCTTTGGCAAGGGGGTGGGGCCGAAGACGGTCGCCCTGGGGTCGGTGAAGACGAACATCGGCCACCTGGATCCGGTGGCGGGGATCGCGTCGGTCATGAAGACGGTGCTCGCGCTGGAGAACGAGGCGATTCCGGCCAACCTGCACTTCGAGCACCCCAATCCGGCCATCGATTTCAACTCGGGCCCCTTTTTCGTGAACACGAGCCTGCATCCCTGGCCGCGGGCGAAGGGAGCCCCCCGGCGCGCGGGGGTCAACTCCTTCGGCGTGGGTGGCACCAACGCGCATGTCATCCTCGAGGAGGCGCCGGAGGCCGCGCCGGTGGTGCGCAGCGCGCGGCCCCGGCAGCTCATCACGCTGTCGGCCCGCACCGAGAAGGCGCTCGAGGCCATGACGGCGCAGCTCGCGGCGCATCTGAGGCAACACCCGGAACTGGACGTGGCGGACGTGGCGTTCACCCGCGCGCTGGGAAGGCGCCAGTTCGACGCGCGCCGCTTCCTGGTGGCCGACGGTGTGCCCTCGCTGCTCCAGGCGCTGGAGTCGCCTCCGCCTGCGGTGAAGGTGCGTCCGCGCGCCGAGACTCAGAAGGCCGTTTTCCTCTTTCCAGGCCAGGGCTCTCAGCACCCGCGGATGGCGCAGGAACTGTACACGGCCGAGCCTGAGTTCCGCCGGGACGTGGACGACTGCTGTGAGGCCCTCCAGGGACTGCTCAAGCGGGATGTCCGAGAGGTCCTCTTTCCCGGGCCGGAGAAGCTGGCTTGGGCCGAGGAGCAGATTCAGCAGACGTCTCTCACCCAGCCCTTGCTCTTCGTCGTGGAGTACGCGCTGGCGCGGCAGTGGATGCGCTGGGGACTTCAGCCCGCCGCACTGATGGGCCACAGCGTGGGCGAGTATGTGGCCGCGTGCCTGGCGGGCGTGTTCAATCCGGGGGAGGCCCTGACCTTGCTGGCGGCGCGCGGACGCTGCATCCAGGATGCTCCCACGGGGGCGATGATCGCCATCACCCGTCCCGAGGCGGAGGTGAGCCCCCTGCTCAGCGAAGGCCTCGGCATTGCCGCGGTGAACAGCCCCACGCAGTGCGTCGTCTCGGGCCCTCACGCAGCCATCGAGTCCTTGGAGAAGGTGCTGGCCGACAAAGGGATCGAATCCTTCCGGCTGCGCACGTCACATGCGTTCCACTCCGCCCTGCTGGAGGGAGCCGCGGAAAAGTTCCTGGCGGCCGCCCGGCGCATCAAGTTCCGCGCCCCGAGCCTGCCCTTCATCTCGAACCTCACCGGCACCTGGATCACCCCGGAGCAGGCCACGGATCCCCAGTACTGGGCCAAGCACTTGCGGCAACCGGTGCGCTTTTGGGAGGGGCTGCAGACGCTGCGCTCCTCGGGCCACCGCACGTTCCTCGAGGTGGGCCCTGGCCACACCCTGAGCCGGATCCTCCTGGACAATCCCGTGGAAGGCGGAGGGCAGGAACTGGCGCTCGCCTCGCTCAAGCACCCGAAGCAGGTGGACTCGGACTACGGCGTGTTGCTGCGGAGCCTGGGGACGCTGTGGGCGCATCGCGTGTCCGTGAAGTGGGCCGCCTACTACGGCAATGAGAAGCGCCGCCGCGTGCGCCTGCCGCACTATCCCTTCGAGAAGAGCTGGTGCGCCCTCTACGAACCGGGCGAGGAGTTCAAGCTGGTGGAAAAGGCGCTGGGTGCACAGCGGCTCGGCGCCTCGCGCTCCGACGCCCCCCGGCCCGCCGAAAGCCCTGTGCCGCCCGCCCTCTGGGCGCTGGAGCATCCCCCCGAGGCCGAAGGCGCTGGGGGGCCCGCCGCCCGGGCCTCCTTGGCCGGGCCTCCCCTCCAAGCGCGTCCCAGCTCGTACTCGCGAGACTTCGTTGCCCCCAGTGGTGAAGTGGAGGTTCGTATCGCCGAGGTCTTCGGGCGGGCGCTTGGCATTCGAGAGGTGGGCGCGGACGATGACTTGATGGAACTCGGAGGTCACTCATTGATGCTGGTGGCCATCACCAATCACCTGCGCGCCATGTTCGACGTGCAGATCAGCACCCGTGCGGTGATGGAGAACCCCACTCCCGCCACGCTGGCGCGTAAGGTGGAGAGCCTTCTTGCCGAGAAGCATGCGGCCGCCAACAAGTGA